One Xiphophorus maculatus strain JP 163 A chromosome 10, X_maculatus-5.0-male, whole genome shotgun sequence genomic region harbors:
- the LOC111609947 gene encoding zinc finger and SCAN domain-containing protein 2-like — MSKLERLNARVAKLLTEAVQEVLELVKETVCEYQQRTFRTQRENESLKRQLQELQVRLTKENTAVLSSTKPFLEKTDHVDERNQDLSFFQNHQPDVTSTEPTLINATELGVKQEQRVDHESGAERCRATSEEVQASRCATWESDAASSKVCDSYTGGIQLPAIKTETEQQQPAGCVDLSCTSTKDPGPQAGAEQNGLVFVDSNLTPDGRQGVVNGNRAATVNGRKIRLDHVGRSGLHLCVVCGKTFSRVANLRIHQRCHTGEKPYGCVQCGRRFSQAGDLKKHKRVHTGEKPYYCSQCGKSFSRGENLKRHQRIHIGETLQLQRAWTELQ, encoded by the exons atGTCTAAGCTGGAACGTCTGAATGCCCGTGTGGCCAAACTGCTGACTGAAGCTGTGCAGGAGGTTCTGGAGCTGGTGAAAGAGACGGTGTGCGAGTACCAACAAAGAACCTTcagaacacagagagaaaacgaAAGTCTGAAAAGACAactgcaggagctgcaggtcAGACTAACCAAAGAAAACACAG CTGTTCTCTCTTCGACTAAGCCGTTTCTTGAGAAAACGGATCATGTGGACGAGCGAAACCAGGATTTGAGCTTCTTTCAGAATCATCAACCAGATGTAACTTCCACAGAGCCAACGCTGATCAACGCCACTGAACTCGGCGTGAAGCAGGAGCAACGCGTCGATCACGAATCAGGAGCTGAGCGCTGCAGAGCAACAAGTGAGGAAGTCCAGGCGTCGCGCTGTGCAACCTGGGAATCGGACGCTGCGTCGTCCAAAGTGTGCGACTCTTATACTGGCGGGATCCAGCTTCCTGCCATCAAAACAGAAacggagcagcagcagccggcTGGATGTGTTGACTTGAGCTGCACCTCTACAAAAGACCCCGGTCCGCAAGCCGGTGCAGAACAAAACGGACTCGTCTTCGTCGATTCAAATCTCACCCCCGATGGGAGGCAGGGTGTCGTCAACGGCAACAGGGCTGCCACGGTCAACGGTAGAAAAATCCGTTTGGATCATGTCGGCAGAAGCGGCCTCCACCTCTGTGTCGTGTGCGGGAAAACGTTCAGCAGGGTGGCCAACCTGAGGATCCACCAGCGGTGTCACACAGGGGAGAAGCCGTATGGCTGCGTACAGTGTGGGAGGCGCTTCAGCCAGGCGGGAGACCTGAAGAAACACAAGAGGGTCCACACGGGGGAGAAACCTTACTACTGCAGCCAGTGTGGGAAGAGCTTCAGCAGAGGAGAGAACTTGAAGAGACACCAACGGATTCACATTGGAGaaactctgcagctgcagcgagCGTGGACAGAGCTGCAGTAG
- the LOC102216990 gene encoding sesquipedalian-1-like, which produces MKIDEKVVNYFESCNSPVDKEGYLSKKGEIKTSYQKRWFVLKGNLLFYKERPGDRDVIGVIVLEGCTVQLCESEEQFAFSLVWSEPGLRTYKFSAEDQASQESWIKALLSASHSYLALLVTDMENKYRDTLLSHTSQLHRPFTMPNFHTSAANFVEAGVSNQTLQPSNILVARAFSKKSSKLQSKKNSNLPPVSTPALPMLEHLGLSFDPEEDFSKMHEDFGKEVKKLIADWSKRRGGDEPTPEESLIDLG; this is translated from the exons ATGAAGATTGATGAAAAGGTTGTCAACTACTTTGAATCTTGCAACTCACCTGTGGACAAAGAGGGATACCTGTCCAAAAAG GGTGAGATAAAGACTTCGTATCAGAAGCGCTGGTTTGTGCTGAAGGGAAACCTCCTCTTCTACAAGGAGCGCCCGGGGGACAGGGACGTGATAGGAGTCATTGTTCTGGAGGGCTGCACCGTCCAGCTGTGCGAGTCCGAGGAGCAGTTCGCCTTCTCTCTGGTGTGGAGCGAGCCGGGACTCCGGACCTACAAGTTTTCGGCGGAGGACCAGGCGAGCCAGGAGAGCTGGATCAAGGCTCTGCTGTCGGCCAGCCACAGCTACCTGGCCCTGCTGGTGACGGACATGGAGAACAAGTACAGAG ATACTTTGCTGTCGCATACCAGCCAACTCCACCGGCCGTTCACGATGCCGAACTTCCACACGTCAGCAGCGAACTTTGTGGAAGCAGGAGTCTCCAACCAAACGCTTCAGCCTTCAAACATTTTGGTGGCCAGAGCGTTTTCCAAGAAATCGTCCAAACTGCAGTCTAAGAAGAACTCGAACCTGCCGCCTGTCAGCACGCCTGCCCTGCCGATGTTGGAGCACTTGGGTTTGTCTTTCGATCCAGAGGAAGATTTCAGTAAAATGCATGAAGACTTTGGAAAGGAGGTGAAGAAGCTGATTGCTGATTGGTCCAAAAGAAGAGGCGGCGATGAACCAACTCCGGAGGAAAGCTTGATAGATCTTGGATAA